A single genomic interval of Chryseobacterium paludis harbors:
- a CDS encoding alpha-hydroxy acid oxidase, with amino-acid sequence MSFPFDTRYASLELLIERAKKRMPRFAFEYLDGGCNENINRDRNTSELREVLLRPRYLNNYSETSMETELFGVKYSAPFGISPVGLQGLMWPNAPEILAKAAFKHNIPFILSTVTTSSIERIAELTEGKAWYQLYHPREEWLRDDILNRCEASGYDVLVVLADVPTFGYRAKEIRNGLAMPPQINFRNVSQALVKPQWVMEMVKHGVPRFATLDKYIDKSMGVKQLGQFMNSTFSGRLNADRLKVIRDQWKGKLVIKGVASDEDAAEAVRLGFDGMIISNHGGRQLDAGESTIAVVKEISEKYKNQIKIMMDSGVRTGPDVVRALSCGAEFTFMGRTFMYAVGALGEKGGDHIIEMLKMQFRQVMEQLCCEKPEDLQNFRVK; translated from the coding sequence ATGTCATTTCCATTCGATACCCGATATGCTTCCCTTGAGCTTCTGATTGAAAGGGCAAAAAAAAGAATGCCCCGTTTCGCTTTTGAATATCTGGACGGAGGCTGCAATGAAAACATAAACAGAGACCGGAATACATCTGAGCTGAGAGAAGTTCTTCTTCGTCCACGCTATCTGAATAATTACAGTGAAACCAGTATGGAGACCGAATTATTCGGTGTGAAATATTCTGCGCCTTTTGGAATCTCACCTGTCGGTTTACAAGGATTGATGTGGCCTAATGCTCCGGAAATTTTAGCAAAAGCAGCTTTCAAACATAATATTCCTTTTATTTTAAGTACGGTAACGACCAGCAGTATTGAAAGAATTGCAGAATTAACGGAAGGAAAAGCCTGGTATCAATTATACCATCCAAGGGAAGAATGGCTGCGTGATGATATTCTCAACCGTTGTGAAGCTTCCGGATATGACGTACTCGTTGTTTTAGCAGATGTTCCTACTTTTGGTTACCGGGCCAAAGAAATCCGAAATGGTTTGGCAATGCCGCCTCAGATTAATTTTAGAAATGTTTCTCAGGCTTTGGTAAAACCACAATGGGTAATGGAAATGGTAAAGCATGGTGTTCCCCGTTTTGCAACCTTGGATAAATACATAGATAAGAGTATGGGCGTAAAGCAGTTGGGGCAATTTATGAACTCTACTTTTTCCGGCAGGCTGAATGCAGACAGGCTAAAAGTGATCCGTGATCAATGGAAAGGTAAATTAGTGATTAAAGGAGTTGCGTCTGATGAAGATGCTGCTGAAGCAGTACGTCTGGGATTTGATGGAATGATTATCTCCAATCATGGCGGAAGACAGCTGGATGCCGGGGAATCTACCATTGCGGTAGTGAAGGAAATTAGTGAAAAATATAAAAATCAGATAAAAATAATGATGGACAGTGGTGTAAGAACAGGTCCGGATGTTGTCCGTGCTCTCAGCTGTGGTGCTGAATTTACATTTATGGGAAGAACATTTATGTATGCAGTGGGTGCTTTGGGTGAAAAAGGGGGCGATCACATCATTGAAATGCTTAAAATGCAGTTCAGACAGGTAATGGAACAGCTTTGCTGTGAAAAACCGGAAGATCTGCAAAATTTTAGAGTGAAATAA
- a CDS encoding pectate lyase family protein, giving the protein MKKISTTLLFSLFLLSCNHDDHSNPPTTESCNSERALAFPEAEGFGKFSKGARGVTNPSVYIVSNLNDSGPGSFRDAVSQPGRFIVFSVSGIINLQSSLAMSPNLTIAGQSAPGKGIVLYGQKVSFTGANNTIARYFRIRLGNVNGLSKNTDASGVANGKNIMLDHMSFSWGLDEVFSINWDNKGFEPDSITIQNSIIAQGLHRHNHSAGGLIQTTDGHISILKSLYESNKTRNPKVKGKNEFVNNVIYNYGNLGNTYGHTVSGDGYIMGDSAGISEVNIINNYFVAGPLNVDNQSTPFSRGTSTFHLYQSGNYYDSNKNGVLDGNLVPQNTTAFPGNTPVQFMNSPFAYPFNATNLSATQAFYHVIQNSGANFPHRDDVDNLIISEVSSKGTQGLYVYTENNLPLANGGLGDYPAYQSIQDSDKDGIPDAVEVHMGLNPRDSTDALKVSKFCKNYLNIEIYLNNIMK; this is encoded by the coding sequence ATGAAAAAAATTTCTACAACACTTTTGTTTTCTTTATTTCTGTTATCGTGTAATCATGATGATCACAGCAATCCACCAACTACTGAAAGCTGCAATTCTGAAAGGGCTTTGGCTTTTCCTGAAGCGGAAGGTTTTGGAAAATTTTCTAAAGGAGCACGAGGGGTGACGAATCCCAGCGTTTATATTGTCAGTAATCTGAATGACAGTGGTCCGGGTTCCTTTCGGGACGCTGTGAGTCAGCCCGGCAGGTTTATCGTATTTTCTGTAAGTGGTATTATCAATTTGCAATCTTCCTTAGCGATGTCACCAAATCTTACCATAGCTGGCCAGTCAGCTCCCGGGAAGGGAATCGTTCTCTATGGCCAGAAAGTATCCTTTACGGGCGCAAATAACACCATTGCAAGATACTTCAGAATCCGACTGGGGAATGTAAACGGATTATCCAAGAATACAGATGCTTCAGGAGTAGCAAATGGTAAAAATATTATGCTGGACCACATGTCTTTTTCGTGGGGTCTCGACGAAGTTTTTTCCATCAACTGGGATAATAAAGGGTTTGAACCCGACAGTATAACCATACAGAATTCTATTATAGCACAGGGTCTGCATCGTCACAACCATTCTGCAGGTGGCCTGATCCAGACAACCGACGGCCATATCAGTATTTTAAAATCTCTGTATGAAAGTAACAAAACAAGAAATCCTAAAGTAAAAGGGAAGAATGAATTTGTAAATAATGTCATATACAATTATGGTAACCTGGGAAATACTTATGGGCATACCGTTTCTGGAGATGGCTATATTATGGGTGATTCAGCAGGAATTTCGGAAGTGAATATTATCAATAATTATTTTGTTGCCGGTCCTTTAAATGTGGATAATCAATCGACACCATTCAGCAGAGGTACCAGCACATTCCATTTATATCAATCGGGAAATTATTACGACTCTAATAAAAACGGGGTTTTGGACGGAAATCTGGTTCCTCAGAATACAACGGCATTTCCCGGAAATACACCGGTTCAATTTATGAACAGCCCATTTGCATACCCTTTCAATGCAACTAACCTGTCTGCTACTCAAGCATTTTATCATGTTATACAAAATTCAGGAGCTAATTTTCCTCATCGTGATGATGTCGATAACTTGATCATTTCTGAAGTGAGTTCCAAAGGAACTCAGGGACTCTATGTGTACACTGAAAACAATCTTCCTCTTGCTAACGGTGGTTTAGGAGACTACCCTGCTTATCAAAGCATTCAGGACAGCGATAAAGATGGAATACCAGATGCTGTTGAAGTTCATATGGGACTTAATCCGCGAGACTCAACAGATGCCCTGAAGGTTAGTAAATTTTGTAAAAATTATTTAAATATTGAAATTTACTTGAACAACATTATGAAGTAA
- a CDS encoding GntR family transcriptional regulator codes for MAETFEIQINEHSRVPKYKQIVDSILNGIDGGEIQIGEKIPSINELSESCFLSRDTVEKAYKELRKRQIIESVKGKGYYISRINKNDIINIFFLINKPSTYKMMIYNYFVNAIGTKGNVEMYIYHCDETLFINSLKKNLGGFDYYVIMPHFRDEQSKHTSSTKEVIDMIEKIPKNKLLLLDNTKPNVSGEYGTIFQDFEHDIYNALLEGLDKIKKYEKIILVYPDKSIHPYPFRIVRGFENFCKDFKLDYEILDEIYPDMELQEKDIFITIRERDLVNLVKQIRQKNLELGKDIGIISYNETPLKELLGITVITTDFKAMGESAAYMILKNKREQVNNVFKFIQRDSL; via the coding sequence ATGGCAGAAACATTTGAAATACAGATCAATGAACACTCCAGAGTTCCTAAATATAAGCAGATTGTTGATTCTATTCTGAATGGAATAGATGGTGGAGAAATTCAGATTGGAGAGAAGATTCCTTCCATCAACGAGCTCAGCGAATCCTGCTTTCTCTCGAGAGATACTGTGGAAAAAGCATATAAGGAATTGAGGAAAAGACAGATCATAGAATCCGTAAAAGGTAAAGGATATTATATTTCACGTATCAATAAAAATGATATTATTAATATCTTTTTTCTGATCAACAAACCGAGTACCTATAAAATGATGATCTATAATTACTTCGTCAATGCAATCGGTACCAAAGGCAATGTTGAGATGTATATTTACCATTGTGATGAAACACTTTTCATTAATTCTTTGAAAAAGAATCTGGGCGGATTTGATTACTATGTCATTATGCCTCACTTTCGGGACGAACAGTCTAAACATACCAGTTCTACAAAGGAAGTGATTGACATGATTGAAAAAATACCAAAAAATAAACTGCTGTTGCTGGACAATACCAAACCCAATGTTTCAGGAGAATATGGTACTATTTTTCAGGATTTCGAACATGATATTTACAATGCCCTTCTGGAAGGTTTAGACAAGATAAAGAAATATGAGAAAATCATCTTAGTCTATCCTGATAAATCAATCCACCCCTATCCTTTCCGTATTGTACGCGGTTTTGAGAATTTCTGCAAAGATTTTAAACTTGATTATGAAATCCTTGATGAAATTTATCCTGATATGGAATTACAGGAAAAAGATATTTTCATCACAATCCGCGAACGGGATCTTGTTAATTTGGTGAAGCAGATCAGACAGAAAAATCTTGAACTGGGCAAAGACATCGGAATTATTTCCTACAATGAAACTCCTCTTAAAGAATTGCTGGGAATCACAGTGATTACTACAGATTTTAAAGCAATGGGAGAATCTGCTGCCTACATGATCCTGAAAAATAAAAGGGAACAGGTCAACAATGTCTTTAAATTTATTCAAAGGGATTCTTTATAA
- a CDS encoding nuclear transport factor 2 family protein, with amino-acid sequence MIKKLIFAMAFFIVLAVSGQKKNDKDAVTEAAEKLRSAMISGDRPTLESLILPGLTYGHSGGHIDDAVEFVEKLVSKKSDFVTIDITNQSIDLVGNTAIVRHHFYATTADFGKTPGDVTLDVLLVWVKTKNDWRLLARQAVKSEKKK; translated from the coding sequence ATGATTAAAAAATTAATTTTCGCCATGGCTTTCTTCATTGTACTTGCTGTGTCAGGACAGAAAAAGAATGATAAAGACGCTGTTACTGAAGCCGCTGAAAAGCTAAGATCGGCCATGATAAGCGGTGACAGACCAACGTTAGAATCATTGATCTTACCTGGATTAACTTATGGACATTCAGGAGGCCATATCGACGATGCAGTGGAATTTGTTGAAAAATTAGTCAGTAAAAAATCAGATTTTGTAACCATTGATATTACCAATCAAAGCATCGACCTTGTTGGTAACACAGCGATTGTCCGTCACCATTTTTATGCAACAACTGCTGACTTTGGAAAAACTCCGGGTGATGTAACGTTGGATGTATTACTGGTTTGGGTAAAAACCAAAAACGACTGGAGATTACTGGCCAGACAGGCAGTAAAATCTGAAAAGAAAAAATAA